The proteins below are encoded in one region of Bdellovibrio bacteriovorus:
- the hflX gene encoding GTPase HflX — MDILNNSKPLKAVLVGVQLPRVSDEETQGSLAELSRLVTTLGYQVVGQTSQKRSSTKSATVLGDGKMKELASWTGGTGVVGPMVVKKKHKAALRFEKNQEEDDFEIEDDFEDVPEESEDLSLDSASEVPREKAQVVIFDCDLSPSQLRNLESATGAQVLDRTGVIIEIFSRHARTKAARLQVEIARLTYVAPRLRETAGGEDRGGGGIGGKGAGETSIELDRRKIRDRIKELKQELSAISQEHITRRSRRNQEISVALVGYTNAGKSSLMRALTGSEVLVADKLFATLDTTVRVLYPESRPKILISDTVGFIKKLPHDLVASFKSTLDEAANASLLLYVVDSSDPTFRSQLQVTKSVLDEVGASDLDSILVLNKVDRLSSEEREKLQQEYPDAIFLSAHNKEDVANLRLRLIKHFETAMIDEEILIPYDVQGAIGEIRAKMRVLSENYDNRGLTLTVRGHVQDIEKMRKKFGI; from the coding sequence ATGGACATTCTTAATAACTCAAAACCTCTTAAAGCTGTTCTCGTGGGTGTGCAACTTCCGCGTGTTTCCGATGAAGAGACCCAAGGCTCTTTGGCAGAGCTTTCTCGCCTGGTAACCACCTTGGGATACCAAGTTGTGGGGCAAACCTCACAAAAACGCAGCTCTACCAAAAGCGCCACCGTCTTAGGTGACGGCAAAATGAAAGAATTAGCCTCTTGGACGGGCGGGACCGGCGTTGTCGGTCCGATGGTGGTGAAAAAGAAACACAAGGCGGCTTTGCGTTTTGAAAAAAATCAAGAGGAAGATGACTTTGAGATCGAAGATGATTTTGAAGATGTTCCTGAAGAAAGCGAAGATCTGTCCCTGGATTCTGCATCGGAAGTGCCTCGCGAAAAAGCCCAAGTGGTTATTTTTGACTGTGACCTGTCCCCTTCTCAACTTCGTAATCTGGAAAGTGCCACAGGAGCTCAGGTCTTAGACCGCACAGGTGTCATCATTGAGATCTTCAGCCGCCATGCGCGCACCAAGGCCGCGCGACTTCAGGTAGAGATCGCAAGACTTACTTATGTAGCACCTCGCTTGCGCGAAACTGCGGGAGGAGAAGACCGCGGTGGCGGAGGTATCGGCGGTAAAGGTGCTGGTGAGACTAGCATCGAGCTCGATCGTCGTAAAATCCGCGATCGCATCAAAGAGTTGAAACAAGAGCTTTCTGCGATCTCTCAAGAGCACATCACGCGTCGTTCGCGTCGTAATCAAGAAATCTCTGTGGCTTTAGTCGGCTATACGAATGCCGGTAAATCGTCTTTGATGCGCGCCCTGACTGGCAGTGAAGTCTTGGTGGCCGATAAACTTTTTGCGACCTTAGATACAACGGTGCGTGTTTTATATCCTGAATCTCGCCCCAAGATTTTGATTTCAGATACTGTCGGATTTATTAAAAAACTTCCGCATGACCTGGTGGCCTCTTTTAAATCGACATTGGATGAAGCAGCCAATGCTTCATTGCTTTTGTATGTTGTGGATTCTTCGGATCCTACTTTCCGCTCCCAATTGCAAGTTACGAAATCAGTTTTAGACGAAGTGGGAGCGAGCGACCTGGATAGCATCCTGGTTCTAAATAAAGTGGACCGCTTGTCTTCGGAAGAACGTGAAAAATTGCAGCAGGAATATCCCGATGCGATATTCTTATCCGCACACAACAAAGAAGATGTAGCCAATTTGCGTCTTCGTTTGATTAAGCATTTTGAAACCGCGATGATCGATGAAGAGATTCTTATCCCCTACGATGTTCAAGGTGCGATCGGAGAAATCCGCGCAAAGATGCGCGTCCTTTCAGAAAACTACGACAATCGCGGTCTGACTTTGACAGTTCGTGGACACGTGCAAGACATCGAAAAAATGCGTAAGAAGTTTGGTATCTAA
- a CDS encoding SRPBCC family protein, producing the protein MKDIIELSVSIKAPAAWIWKALTDSTELENWWSDDVVLQAKVGGSFKEPWENDEGEKQLASGKVTAVKNEKLISFTWKEKNWPKNANTQCSFIIEDKGSVRTLTVKHEGWDTLPEALRSSTMKDFKVGWNYHLKELKSYLDD; encoded by the coding sequence ATGAAAGACATCATTGAACTTTCTGTCAGCATAAAAGCTCCCGCTGCCTGGATTTGGAAAGCCCTTACTGATTCCACAGAATTAGAAAACTGGTGGAGTGATGACGTGGTCTTGCAAGCCAAAGTCGGCGGCTCATTTAAAGAACCTTGGGAAAATGACGAAGGCGAAAAGCAATTGGCTTCCGGCAAAGTCACCGCCGTTAAAAATGAAAAACTGATCTCGTTCACGTGGAAAGAAAAAAATTGGCCCAAGAACGCCAACACACAATGTTCTTTTATTATCGAAGATAAGGGATCTGTTCGCACCCTGACCGTGAAACACGAAGGCTGGGACACCCTTCCTGAAGCTTTAAGGTCTTCGACGATGAAAGATTTCAAAGTGGGATGGAACTATCACCTCAAAGAACTGAAATCCTATTTGGATGACTAG
- a CDS encoding FAD-dependent oxidoreductase, whose product MNTYHTHETHSYWMDSVEMPPTKALDKDLMVDTCVVGGGLGGLITAYLLMKEGRSVCVLEAHELGSGQTGRTTAHFTTALDDRYFEIERLHGEEKASFAAESHQAALDEIERIIKEEGIECEMQHLDGYLFLAEGDHLTTLEDEFRAATRAGLIVKLVQQPPLGFDCGTCLCFPRQIQLHPLKLLRGLADTILKKGQAIFTNTVVVDVQGGEQASVTTRDGHTVRAQNIVVATNSPINDLFAIHTKQAPYRTYVVAGLIAKGRFPHVLCWDTGDPYHYIRTTPYSVTHDLIIVGGEDHKTGQNPYPEHSLKNLEEWARTRFPIESVRYRWSGQVMEPVDGMGFLGHNPMDKNNVYIITGDSGNGMTHCVVGGILIRDQIMNRPNPWQELYDPSRVNLKAAKEFISENANVAAQYTEYVTPDHVKSLDDIPEGEGAVVNLGLKKVAVYKDEVGHLEFMSAVCPHLAGVVHWNSLEKSWDCPCHGSRFDCHGKVIEGPAFDDLTPVGHKDKPKEQDSISPPPA is encoded by the coding sequence ATGAACACATATCACACACACGAAACCCACTCTTATTGGATGGACTCGGTGGAAATGCCACCGACCAAAGCTTTGGACAAAGACCTTATGGTCGACACATGCGTGGTCGGCGGAGGTCTGGGCGGATTGATCACGGCCTATCTATTGATGAAAGAAGGTCGCTCTGTCTGCGTTTTAGAGGCCCACGAATTAGGAAGTGGGCAGACCGGCAGAACCACGGCTCACTTTACAACCGCCCTTGATGACCGGTACTTTGAAATTGAAAGACTGCACGGTGAAGAGAAAGCTTCTTTCGCCGCTGAAAGCCATCAGGCTGCCTTAGATGAAATCGAACGCATCATCAAAGAAGAAGGCATCGAATGCGAGATGCAACATCTTGATGGATATCTGTTCCTGGCCGAAGGCGATCATCTGACTACGCTAGAAGATGAATTTCGCGCGGCCACCCGCGCCGGTCTTATAGTAAAGCTCGTTCAACAGCCTCCGTTAGGATTTGATTGCGGGACTTGTCTTTGCTTTCCAAGACAGATTCAGCTTCATCCTTTAAAACTCTTACGGGGACTGGCTGATACCATTTTAAAAAAAGGTCAGGCGATTTTTACCAACACCGTCGTCGTGGACGTACAGGGTGGAGAACAAGCTTCAGTCACAACTCGTGATGGGCACACCGTGCGCGCGCAGAACATTGTGGTGGCGACGAACTCACCGATCAATGACCTGTTTGCGATTCACACAAAACAAGCACCTTACCGCACATACGTGGTGGCTGGTCTTATCGCCAAGGGGCGCTTCCCTCATGTGCTTTGTTGGGATACCGGAGATCCGTACCACTACATTCGCACGACGCCTTACTCAGTCACTCACGATCTTATTATCGTCGGCGGTGAAGATCATAAGACGGGACAAAACCCCTACCCTGAACATTCTTTGAAAAACCTCGAAGAGTGGGCACGCACACGCTTCCCTATTGAGTCCGTGCGCTATCGTTGGTCGGGACAAGTGATGGAGCCCGTCGATGGAATGGGATTCTTAGGGCACAACCCCATGGATAAGAACAATGTCTATATCATCACCGGCGACTCGGGAAATGGCATGACCCATTGTGTGGTCGGAGGAATATTGATTCGGGATCAAATTATGAATCGTCCCAACCCTTGGCAAGAGCTGTATGATCCAAGCCGGGTGAATCTCAAAGCGGCCAAAGAGTTCATCTCTGAAAATGCGAACGTTGCCGCGCAATACACTGAGTATGTCACCCCCGATCATGTGAAGTCGTTGGATGACATTCCGGAAGGCGAAGGCGCCGTAGTTAATTTAGGACTTAAAAAAGTGGCGGTGTACAAAGACGAAGTGGGACACTTGGAGTTTATGTCTGCCGTGTGTCCTCACCTCGCGGGGGTGGTTCACTGGAACTCTTTAGAAAAATCCTGGGATTGCCCTTGCCACGGTTCAAGATTTGATTGTCACGGTAAAGTGATCGAAGGACCGGCCTTCGACGATCTGACTCCCGTCGGTCATAAAGACAAGCCGAAGGAGCAAGACAGTATCAGCCCTCCACCAGCCTGA
- a CDS encoding DUF488 domain-containing protein: MKIFTVGYEGCDIDEFTEGLKEKGVTHVVDVRKNPLSRKRGFSKKKLAEELAKKDIAYTHMPGLGVPTLWRKQAKTHLITREKMFRDYVKKVLPKQQEEILQLLKLGKKKGLTLLCYEADASDCHRRYVAEEMDRHQKGKLKIENLVLKDQEGIFLFNIGKRGRASSA; encoded by the coding sequence ATGAAAATCTTCACTGTAGGTTATGAAGGCTGCGATATTGATGAGTTCACAGAGGGGCTCAAGGAAAAAGGTGTCACCCACGTCGTGGATGTACGAAAAAATCCATTAAGTCGTAAGCGTGGTTTTTCGAAGAAAAAGCTAGCAGAAGAACTTGCGAAAAAAGACATTGCCTACACACATATGCCCGGCCTCGGTGTGCCAACGCTGTGGCGTAAGCAAGCAAAGACCCATTTAATCACGAGGGAAAAAATGTTTCGTGATTACGTAAAAAAGGTCTTACCGAAGCAGCAAGAAGAAATTCTGCAGCTTTTAAAGCTGGGAAAGAAGAAAGGTCTGACACTTTTATGCTATGAAGCCGACGCTTCAGACTGTCATCGGCGTTATGTGGCGGAAGAAATGGATCGCCATCAAAAAGGCAAACTCAAGATCGAAAACTTAGTACTTAAAGATCAAGAGGGAATCTTTCTTTTCAATATCGGGAAGAGGGGCCGAGCCTCTTCCGCCTAG
- a CDS encoding TonB-dependent siderophore receptor, producing MNKISMLAFAGFLTLFFSTNSFANETTTTTLSESTLSSVMISDSQVADSEVSGFFDVSVKELPASLHILSAKKLEENNVQRLSEITTLDASASDSYNAAGYWDALSIRGFTLDNRTSYLRENLPINAETFIALENKEQIDILKGLSGAQVGVSSPGGVVNYKVKRPTIKDLRAVKMQVGEQGSFLTAADVGGRFSSAPQFGYRVNLAQENLAPELENAKGSRSLVSFSGDWNLSSASLLQTEVEWSRRSQPSQAGFSLLGNRLPDPVNPRLNLNNQEWTQPVVFEGVAGSVGLKHSFSSSWNLQAVAGFQNLVTDDRLAYPYGCSAENNYDRYCSDGTYDLYDFRSDDEKRATYSGKVSFDGVLQTAALTHKVSVGVMTANQQTRVQKQAYNYVGVGNVEGTAQLPQDPALTDEGTNRDSTTTDVFIFDNLKYENWNLWLGLRHSMINRESIRTDGSRAVSHDQAFTLPWFALSYDFEKLIAYASVAQGVESFVTPNKVDYTRAGEYVPDVISHQYEVGLHGNEENTWFVTVFHIDRPLILDQKPLYQVDGTAEHQGLELGGEYRLSKWLLEGSAMVLKARRKDASVAENLNDKNPINVPSHTLRAQASYLVSDIKGLTLNTRLVQEGSRAVTADNTVTLPTWTRWDVGASYNTAIADVKTQWRVSVDNVLDTRYWKESPEQYGHLYLYPGQARTFWLSLQAAL from the coding sequence ATGAATAAGATATCGATGCTGGCGTTCGCCGGTTTTTTGACGCTCTTTTTTTCCACAAACTCATTTGCTAATGAAACGACGACGACCACTCTGTCAGAGTCGACTCTTTCTTCCGTTATGATTTCAGACAGTCAAGTGGCGGATTCAGAAGTCAGTGGTTTCTTTGACGTATCGGTCAAAGAACTGCCAGCCTCGCTGCATATTCTATCTGCCAAGAAATTAGAAGAAAACAATGTGCAAAGGCTTTCAGAGATCACCACTTTAGATGCCTCGGCGTCTGATTCCTACAATGCCGCTGGGTACTGGGACGCGCTTTCCATCCGCGGCTTTACTTTGGATAATCGCACGAGCTATTTACGCGAAAATCTTCCCATCAACGCAGAGACTTTTATCGCTCTAGAGAATAAAGAACAAATCGATATCTTAAAGGGCTTAAGTGGGGCTCAAGTCGGAGTGTCAAGTCCGGGTGGTGTAGTGAACTACAAGGTGAAAAGACCCACCATCAAAGATTTGCGTGCAGTGAAGATGCAAGTCGGCGAGCAGGGAAGTTTTTTAACGGCGGCTGACGTTGGCGGAAGATTTTCTTCGGCCCCTCAGTTTGGTTACCGAGTGAACCTGGCTCAAGAAAATCTGGCGCCGGAATTAGAAAATGCAAAAGGCAGCCGTTCTTTGGTTTCTTTTTCGGGTGATTGGAACTTGTCTTCGGCAAGCCTTTTACAGACGGAAGTGGAGTGGTCTCGCCGTTCCCAACCCAGTCAGGCGGGTTTTAGTCTTTTAGGAAATAGACTTCCGGATCCGGTGAATCCACGACTGAATTTGAACAATCAAGAATGGACTCAACCCGTGGTCTTTGAAGGAGTTGCCGGAAGCGTCGGATTAAAGCACAGTTTCAGCTCTTCTTGGAATCTTCAAGCAGTTGCCGGTTTCCAGAATCTTGTCACGGATGATCGCTTGGCTTATCCGTACGGGTGTTCAGCCGAAAATAACTACGATCGCTATTGCTCTGATGGAACTTACGATCTTTATGATTTTCGCAGTGATGACGAAAAGCGTGCGACTTATTCTGGAAAAGTGTCTTTCGATGGAGTGCTGCAAACGGCTGCGCTCACTCACAAGGTCAGTGTGGGAGTCATGACCGCAAATCAACAAACCCGCGTGCAAAAACAAGCTTACAACTATGTGGGTGTGGGAAATGTCGAAGGCACGGCTCAGCTTCCTCAAGACCCTGCACTGACAGATGAAGGAACGAATCGCGATTCGACAACAACAGATGTTTTTATTTTTGATAATCTTAAATACGAAAATTGGAATCTATGGTTGGGCTTACGCCACAGCATGATTAATCGCGAAAGCATCCGCACGGATGGCAGCCGGGCGGTGTCGCACGATCAGGCCTTCACTTTACCTTGGTTTGCGCTCTCGTATGATTTTGAAAAACTCATAGCTTATGCCAGCGTCGCTCAAGGTGTGGAATCTTTCGTGACCCCGAACAAAGTGGACTACACGCGTGCTGGCGAGTATGTTCCCGATGTGATCAGTCATCAATATGAAGTGGGCCTTCATGGAAACGAAGAAAACACCTGGTTTGTTACGGTCTTTCACATTGACCGACCTTTGATTCTGGATCAAAAGCCCTTATACCAAGTCGATGGAACGGCTGAACATCAAGGGCTTGAGTTGGGTGGTGAATACCGCCTTTCCAAATGGCTTCTTGAGGGAAGCGCCATGGTTCTTAAAGCCCGTCGTAAAGATGCAAGTGTGGCAGAGAATCTTAATGATAAAAATCCGATCAATGTTCCTAGTCACACGTTGCGTGCGCAAGCGTCGTACCTAGTTTCCGACATCAAGGGTCTGACACTTAACACGCGCTTAGTGCAAGAAGGTTCCCGCGCTGTGACCGCCGACAATACTGTGACGTTACCGACGTGGACTCGCTGGGATGTGGGCGCCTCTTACAACACGGCTATCGCGGATGTGAAAACTCAGTGGCGCGTTTCCGTGGATAATGTCCTGGATACACGCTACTGGAAAGAATCACCTGAACAGTACGGGCACTTGTATCTATATCCAGGGCAGGCAAGAACTTTTTGGTTAAGTCTGCAAGCCGCACTTTAA
- a CDS encoding CvfB family protein: MVQIGHFNKLKVVKHADFGVFLDGGDDGEILLPLRYMPDQCEVGDELEVFICYDSEDRLMATTEEPFAQVGEFAHLKVKAIEKVGAFLDWGLAKDLFLPYSEQSRELRVGQYVVVHIYLDKTDRITASMRLDRFIDKEPGDYKEGDAVNLFIAAKTDLGFKAVINGRHWGILYENEVFQPLYHGEKLKGYIKKIRPDGKVDLSLQQTGHKGSDDIGEKILELLNEKRGFLPLTEKTAPEEIYKLFGVSKKKYKMALGGLYKKRLITIEDDGIRLVEG, translated from the coding sequence GTGGTACAGATTGGTCATTTTAACAAACTCAAGGTCGTCAAACATGCGGATTTCGGTGTCTTTCTGGATGGCGGCGATGATGGAGAGATCCTGCTTCCCTTACGTTATATGCCGGATCAGTGTGAAGTTGGTGACGAGCTTGAAGTTTTTATTTGCTATGACTCTGAAGACCGCTTGATGGCTACGACCGAAGAGCCCTTTGCGCAAGTGGGAGAGTTTGCTCACCTTAAAGTCAAAGCCATCGAAAAAGTCGGTGCCTTCTTGGATTGGGGCTTAGCGAAGGACTTGTTTCTTCCTTACAGTGAACAATCCCGCGAACTGCGCGTAGGTCAGTATGTTGTGGTTCATATTTACTTGGATAAAACCGATCGTATTACGGCGAGCATGCGCTTAGATCGTTTCATTGATAAAGAGCCCGGCGATTACAAAGAAGGTGATGCTGTGAATCTTTTTATCGCGGCCAAAACTGATTTGGGATTCAAGGCCGTGATCAATGGCCGTCACTGGGGCATTCTTTACGAAAACGAAGTTTTCCAACCTCTGTATCATGGCGAAAAGTTAAAAGGGTATATCAAGAAAATCCGTCCCGACGGAAAAGTCGACCTCAGCTTACAACAAACAGGACATAAAGGTTCTGACGATATCGGTGAAAAAATCTTGGAGCTTTTAAATGAAAAACGCGGCTTTCTTCCTTTGACAGAGAAAACCGCCCCTGAAGAAATTTATAAGCTTTTTGGTGTTAGCAAAAAGAAATACAAAATGGCTTTAGGCGGCCTTTATAAAAAGCGCCTGATCACGATTGAAGACGATGGTATCAGGCTGGTGGAGGGCTGA